Proteins encoded by one window of bacterium:
- a CDS encoding sigma-54 dependent transcriptional regulator translates to MTASILIVDDEPEMLEPLVRFFKLDGYEVQGAQSGTEAISRARGENFDLMITDLSMPEMDGISLLKEMKNLSPRTVAIVVTGHASVNTAVEAMKLGAIDYVQKPVSFDELRIVAERALEHKRLKMENQSLKKQLKKTWDASNIIGDHQTMQQLKRMIERVAETDATVLITGESGTGKELVAKAIHAASDRNNAFLVPVNCGAIPEPLLESEMFGHVKGAFSGATTNRTGRFEMANGGTIFLDEIGHMAPALQVKLLRVIQEREFQPVGSSKTRYVDVRIVAATNADLEKEVAGGGFREDLYYRINVVPIHVAPLRERRTDIPLLVNAFIERCRKERNRDIRPPSDEVVGALMAYDWPGNVRELENLIERLVILSDDGRIKLADLPEKIHRRMGIQIPGSILIPEDGLDFNGIVGDLEDRLILAALEKTGGNKNFAARLLGLKRTTLVEKIKKKGIDLNGEEDGEEEEAVAKA, encoded by the coding sequence ATGACCGCCAGCATCCTCATCGTCGACGACGAACCCGAAATGCTCGAACCGCTCGTGCGTTTTTTCAAACTCGACGGCTATGAGGTGCAGGGCGCGCAAAGCGGCACGGAGGCCATCTCCCGGGCGCGCGGCGAAAACTTCGACCTGATGATCACCGATCTCTCCATGCCGGAGATGGACGGCATTTCCTTGCTCAAGGAGATGAAGAACCTCTCGCCGCGGACGGTGGCGATCGTGGTGACTGGACATGCGAGCGTGAACACGGCCGTCGAGGCTATGAAGCTCGGCGCGATCGACTACGTGCAAAAGCCGGTGAGCTTCGACGAATTGCGGATCGTCGCGGAGCGGGCGCTCGAGCACAAGCGGCTCAAGATGGAAAACCAGTCGCTGAAAAAGCAGCTCAAAAAGACGTGGGACGCGAGCAACATCATCGGCGACCACCAGACGATGCAGCAGCTCAAACGGATGATCGAGCGCGTCGCCGAGACAGACGCGACGGTGCTCATCACCGGCGAGTCGGGAACGGGCAAGGAGCTTGTGGCCAAGGCGATCCACGCGGCGAGCGATCGCAACAACGCGTTTCTCGTGCCGGTCAACTGCGGCGCGATTCCCGAGCCGCTGCTCGAATCGGAAATGTTCGGCCACGTCAAGGGCGCGTTCTCCGGCGCGACCACGAACCGCACGGGCCGCTTCGAGATGGCCAACGGCGGCACGATCTTCCTGGACGAGATCGGCCACATGGCGCCCGCGCTTCAGGTGAAGCTCTTGCGCGTCATTCAGGAGCGCGAGTTCCAGCCGGTCGGTTCGTCGAAGACGCGCTACGTCGACGTGCGCATCGTCGCGGCGACCAACGCGGATCTCGAAAAAGAGGTGGCCGGGGGCGGCTTCCGCGAGGATCTGTATTATCGCATCAACGTTGTGCCAATTCACGTCGCGCCGCTGCGCGAGCGGCGCACGGACATCCCGCTTTTGGTCAACGCGTTTATCGAACGCTGCCGCAAGGAGCGCAACCGCGACATCCGCCCGCCGTCCGACGAAGTGGTCGGCGCGCTGATGGCCTACGACTGGCCGGGCAACGTGCGCGAGCTCGAGAATCTCATCGAACGGCTCGTCATCCTGTCGGACGACGGGCGAATCAAGCTCGCGGACCTTCCCGAGAAAATCCACCGCCGGATGGGCATCCAGATCCCCGGCTCGATCCTCATCCCCGAGGACGGCCTGGATTTCAACGGCATCGTCGGCGACCTGGAAGACCGCCTCATCCTCGCCGCGCTCGAAAAAACGGGCGGCAACAAGAACTTCGCCGCGAGGCTCCTTGGCCTCAAACGCACCACCCTCGTCGAGAAGATCAAGAAAAAGGGTATCGACTTGAATGGCGAGGAGGACGGCGAGGAAGAGGAAGCCGTCGCGAAGGCGTGA